A single genomic interval of Actinomycetota bacterium harbors:
- the cybH gene encoding Ni/Fe-hydrogenase, b-type cytochrome subunit, with translation MSGEITHPAEARIYHWLHLVSMLILIFTGFYIHYPFFQGSMATMRFLHFVAMYVLIFNLIIRLSMAFLSRSRDYKMFGLGMILWRNLFGTLAYYLFLKKELPKEVQGTYNPPQRLAYIAFVPLIIIQAMTGFALYTPTQGYFTWLTAFVGGLEMVRVWHFATMWVFILIVAIHVYLSLFEDFGQFKYMILSIVPKDAKE, from the coding sequence ATGTCTGGTGAAATAACGCACCCGGCTGAAGCGCGGATTTACCACTGGCTGCACCTGGTCAGTATGTTAATCCTGATTTTCACGGGCTTCTACATCCACTATCCCTTCTTCCAAGGGTCGATGGCGACGATGAGGTTTCTGCACTTTGTCGCGATGTACGTGCTGATTTTCAACCTCATCATCAGGCTGTCCATGGCGTTCCTTTCCAGGAGCAGGGACTACAAGATGTTCGGCCTCGGAATGATCCTCTGGCGGAACCTGTTCGGCACGCTCGCGTACTACCTTTTCTTGAAGAAGGAGTTGCCGAAGGAGGTTCAGGGTACCTATAATCCGCCCCAGCGGCTGGCTTATATCGCCTTCGTGCCGCTGATCATCATCCAGGCTATGACAGGGTTTGCCCTATATACGCCGACTCAGGGCTATTTCACATGGCTAACGGCTTTTGTGGGCGGGCTTGAGATGGTGCGCGTGTGGCACTTTGCCACGATGTGGGTGTTCATACTCATCGTGGCGATCCACGTGTACCTGTCCTTGTTCGAGGACTTCGGTCAGTTTAAATACATGATTCTGAGCATAGTGCCGAAGGACGCAAAGGAATAG
- a CDS encoding HyaD/HybD family hydrogenase maturation endopeptidase codes for MPRNSGTSADPGRRILVLGVGNSILKDEGFGVHVVQELAKQREQLGIPPNVELMDGATLGLDLLYYMEGRDKIILIDIVNAGAEPGEIFKFTPHDIKTKNFINKVSMHQVTLFDVLTMAEITDRLPDEVVLIAVQPGEINWGEELTPAVAAQIPRVIELIMEELAS; via the coding sequence ATGCCTCGTAATTCAGGAACTTCAGCCGACCCCGGGCGCCGGATTTTGGTGCTCGGGGTCGGCAATTCTATTTTAAAAGATGAAGGTTTCGGCGTTCATGTCGTCCAGGAACTCGCCAAACAGCGCGAGCAACTGGGCATCCCGCCGAACGTCGAATTAATGGACGGCGCCACTCTCGGTTTAGACCTGTTATATTATATGGAAGGCCGGGACAAGATCATCCTTATCGACATCGTCAACGCCGGCGCGGAGCCGGGGGAGATCTTTAAGTTCACCCCGCACGACATCAAGACCAAGAATTTCATCAACAAGGTATCGATGCACCAGGTTACCCTGTTTGACGTACTCACCATGGCGGAAATAACGGATCGTTTACCAGATGAGGTAGTACTGATCGCCGTCCAACCGGGCGAGATTAACTGGGGCGAAGAGCTGACGCCGGCAGTGGCTGCTCAGATTCCCAGGGTTATCGAGTTGATTATGGAGGAGTTGGCATCCTAA
- the hypA gene encoding hydrogenase maturation nickel metallochaperone HypA → MAITQGILDIVLDTAEKSQAKKVNSVNLIVGSLSQVVPDCVISYFEVMAKETIAEGAQLNIQMIEAKAKCTNCGTIFAAEDMSVKCPNCGDILGQMISGRELSVESIDID, encoded by the coding sequence ATGGCGATAACCCAAGGTATTCTTGATATTGTGCTGGATACGGCGGAAAAAAGTCAGGCCAAAAAGGTAAACTCGGTCAACCTGATTGTCGGTTCGCTGTCCCAGGTTGTCCCTGACTGCGTAATCTCTTATTTCGAGGTTATGGCTAAGGAGACGATCGCCGAGGGCGCCCAACTGAACATCCAGATGATCGAGGCCAAGGCCAAATGCACGAACTGCGGAACGATCTTCGCCGCCGAGGACATGTCGGTAAAGTGTCCGAATTGCGGCGACATACTCGGGCAGATGATATCCGGACGCGAGTTGTCCGTAGAAAGTATAGATATCGACTAG
- the hypB gene encoding hydrogenase nickel incorporation protein HypB: MEVPVLKNILATNDAIAEANAKLFKEKGLAVLNFMSSPGAGKTTLVIKTLEAAKKAGIPLAVIDGDIASTVDTDRVAAHGVPAVQINTGGACHLDASMISKALDKIDLDSIKLLIIENVGNLVCPAEFKLGEHKKVMLLSVTEGDDKPHKYPLMFSEADALVVNKIDLLAFTDFNMDEFEKTIRSMNPDVDMFVVSCTTGGGLDAWEEWVIRQVGELAGT, translated from the coding sequence GTGGAAGTTCCGGTACTAAAGAACATACTGGCCACAAACGACGCGATCGCCGAGGCCAACGCCAAACTTTTTAAAGAAAAGGGTCTGGCTGTTTTGAATTTCATGAGCAGTCCCGGCGCCGGTAAAACGACCTTGGTCATTAAGACTCTGGAAGCCGCCAAAAAAGCGGGGATACCGCTGGCGGTAATCGACGGGGATATTGCCTCGACGGTGGATACCGACCGGGTCGCCGCCCACGGGGTGCCGGCTGTGCAAATAAACACGGGCGGGGCTTGCCATTTGGACGCCAGCATGATCAGCAAGGCGCTGGACAAGATTGACTTGGATTCAATTAAGCTTCTGATCATCGAGAATGTCGGCAATTTGGTTTGTCCGGCTGAATTCAAATTAGGAGAGCATAAAAAAGTGATGTTGTTGAGTGTAACGGAGGGCGACGACAAACCGCACAAGTATCCGTTGATGTTCAGCGAGGCGGACGCGCTGGTCGTCAACAAGATAGATCTTCTGGCCTTTACTGATTTCAACATGGACGAGTTTGAGAAGACGATCCGTTCGATGAATCCCGACGTCGACATGTTCGTAGTATCCTGCACGACCGGCGGGGGATTGGACGCCTGGGAAGAATGGGTTATCAGGCAGGTCGGGGAGCTGGCTGGAACGTGA
- a CDS encoding DNA topoisomerase I, whose product MKLIVTEKDNVASRIAHILSAGKATQAGGKKGAKKTAGVPVYSYKDGDGDVTVIGLRGHILKVDFPEGYDNWEKTDLVDLVKAPLVKVPTVKLVMTALLKAAKDVDEVIIATDFDREGELIGVDAINSVKEKSPNVDVKRARFSSLTEKEIKDSFAHLQEPFYNVASAGEARQDIDLVWGATLTRGISLASKRLGKNFLSVGRVQSPTLVLIAEREQARAVFIPEPYWQIVVTLEKDGERFEAAHKKDRFSDGAEAKAIFDALPTDCEVKSIVKRERSVVPPTPFNTTSFLTAASAQGFTASRAMNIAESLYMAGYISYPRTDNTVYPPSLDMRDVLGLFSGSVFGEAAQKISAQAEIKPTRGRKQATDHPPIYPTGLAKKEALDDRSWKIYELVVRRFFGTLAPPARVEGIKAVMDAGGQELVARGERTIFAGWWDYYYYLKRQTPALPDLTAGDVLPIVDKQLLAKETQPPARYSQGALIQEMERLGLGTKATRHSIIQNLYDRQYVYGDPVAPTNLGMAMARSLKEFATTISSPNMTAELEKEMDRIAEGVMERDQVVNDSRGMLVDTVKGIDANQDEIRQRVWDGIRADSIVGKCPNCGNDLMIRRAKKSGKRFIGCSGYPDCTTAYSLPPFGMVFATGETCPECGAPKMKVPQKGRPPWIFCPNYDCPSKAEAKAKKAAKAAEAEKKPKRKAPKKKTGTDD is encoded by the coding sequence GTGAAACTAATCGTCACCGAAAAAGACAATGTCGCGTCCCGGATAGCTCACATTCTGTCAGCCGGCAAGGCTACGCAGGCCGGCGGTAAGAAGGGCGCGAAAAAAACCGCCGGAGTTCCCGTTTATAGCTACAAAGACGGCGACGGCGACGTAACCGTCATCGGTTTGCGAGGCCATATCCTGAAGGTCGATTTCCCGGAAGGTTACGACAACTGGGAGAAAACCGACCTCGTTGATCTCGTTAAAGCGCCGCTGGTGAAGGTGCCGACCGTCAAGCTGGTAATGACCGCGCTCCTGAAGGCGGCCAAGGACGTTGACGAAGTCATCATCGCTACCGACTTTGACCGCGAGGGCGAGTTGATCGGCGTTGACGCCATCAACAGCGTTAAGGAAAAGAGTCCGAACGTTGACGTCAAAAGGGCTAGATTCTCATCACTTACCGAAAAGGAGATCAAAGATTCCTTTGCGCACCTCCAAGAGCCGTTCTACAATGTCGCTTCCGCGGGCGAGGCCCGTCAGGACATCGATTTAGTTTGGGGAGCCACCCTGACTCGCGGTATCTCTTTGGCGTCCAAGCGATTGGGTAAGAACTTCTTAAGCGTCGGTCGTGTCCAAAGTCCGACCCTGGTTCTTATAGCCGAGCGCGAACAAGCCCGGGCTGTTTTCATCCCCGAACCATACTGGCAGATCGTGGTGACCCTGGAAAAGGACGGAGAAAGGTTCGAAGCGGCGCACAAGAAAGACCGTTTCTCGGATGGAGCTGAGGCTAAGGCGATTTTCGACGCCCTGCCGACTGACTGTGAAGTCAAGTCTATTGTCAAACGTGAGCGCTCCGTTGTGCCGCCGACGCCTTTTAACACGACGTCCTTTCTGACCGCGGCCTCGGCGCAAGGATTTACCGCGTCTCGGGCGATGAATATCGCCGAAAGTCTGTATATGGCCGGTTATATCAGCTATCCTCGCACCGACAATACAGTCTATCCGCCGTCGTTGGATATGCGCGATGTTCTCGGATTATTCTCCGGTTCGGTATTCGGCGAAGCGGCTCAAAAGATTTCGGCCCAGGCCGAGATTAAACCGACGCGGGGACGAAAACAAGCAACGGATCATCCGCCGATCTATCCGACCGGCCTGGCCAAAAAGGAAGCCTTGGACGATCGTTCCTGGAAGATCTACGAACTGGTCGTCAGGCGATTCTTCGGGACATTGGCGCCGCCGGCGCGGGTCGAGGGCATCAAGGCCGTAATGGACGCGGGAGGTCAGGAACTCGTTGCCCGCGGCGAGAGGACCATCTTCGCCGGCTGGTGGGACTACTACTATTATTTAAAACGGCAAACGCCGGCTTTGCCTGACCTTACGGCGGGCGATGTTCTTCCGATTGTCGACAAACAACTGTTGGCCAAGGAGACGCAGCCCCCCGCGAGATACAGCCAGGGAGCGCTCATCCAGGAGATGGAGCGGTTAGGTTTAGGCACCAAGGCGACGCGGCACTCGATTATTCAGAATCTGTACGACCGCCAGTATGTCTACGGCGATCCGGTTGCCCCGACAAACTTGGGAATGGCCATGGCGCGATCCTTAAAGGAATTCGCGACCACCATCTCGTCTCCGAATATGACGGCCGAATTAGAAAAAGAAATGGACAGAATCGCCGAAGGCGTAATGGAGAGGGACCAGGTGGTTAACGATTCCCGCGGCATGCTGGTGGACACGGTCAAAGGCATAGACGCGAATCAGGACGAGATCCGCCAGCGCGTCTGGGACGGTATCAGGGCCGACAGTATCGTCGGTAAGTGTCCTAATTGCGGCAATGATTTGATGATCAGGCGGGCAAAGAAATCCGGTAAAAGGTTCATCGGCTGCAGCGGCTATCCAGATTGTACGACCGCGTATTCTCTGCCGCCGTTCGGCATGGTTTTCGCGACCGGCGAGACCTGTCCGGAATGCGGCGCGCCCAAAATGAAGGTGCCGCAGAAAGGCCGTCCGCCTTGGATTTTCTGCCCCAACTACGATTGTCCGTCCAAGGCGGAAGCGAAAGCCAAGAAAGCGGCCAAAGCGGCCGAAGCCGAGAAGAAACCGAAACGTAAAGCTCCGAAGAAAAAGACGGGGACAGACGATTAA
- a CDS encoding malate dehydrogenase has translation MDRIAIIGAGNVGATASHIVVQKELANVVLVDIAAGVAKGKSMDKMQAMAIHGSHMTIHGTGDFSEIAGSSLVVVTAGFPRGPGMSRDELLKKNAAVIKSVAGHIKDYAPEAIVIVVTNPLDEMTTLGKTVTGLPRARVFGMGGVLDTGRFVYFISQKFGVKPAAVKAAVIGVHGDKMIPLVNLATVDGRPIKEMVGADELAELAERTRYGGAEIISHLEKGSAFYGPGAGIAKMVEAVLHDTKETLPCSVCLEGEYGISGVCLGVPAVIGRQGIEKVVDIPLTATEAATLKESAENVRSALEGLDAESP, from the coding sequence ATGGACCGGATAGCGATCATAGGCGCCGGTAATGTCGGCGCGACCGCTTCACATATTGTCGTGCAAAAGGAACTGGCCAACGTCGTCCTCGTCGATATCGCGGCCGGCGTCGCCAAGGGCAAATCGATGGACAAGATGCAGGCGATGGCCATTCACGGCAGCCATATGACTATTCACGGCACGGGTGATTTCTCCGAGATTGCGGGTTCATCCCTTGTCGTCGTCACCGCTGGATTTCCCCGCGGCCCGGGCATGAGCCGCGACGAACTTCTGAAAAAGAACGCGGCCGTAATCAAATCCGTCGCCGGCCATATTAAGGATTACGCGCCCGAGGCCATCGTCATAGTCGTAACGAATCCGCTGGATGAGATGACAACGTTGGGCAAGACGGTCACGGGGCTGCCGCGAGCCCGAGTTTTCGGTATGGGTGGTGTTCTGGACACCGGGCGTTTCGTGTATTTCATATCCCAAAAATTTGGCGTTAAGCCGGCTGCCGTTAAAGCGGCGGTCATCGGCGTCCACGGCGATAAGATGATTCCGTTGGTCAACCTGGCCACAGTCGACGGGCGGCCGATTAAGGAGATGGTCGGCGCCGACGAGCTGGCGGAACTGGCCGAAAGGACGCGTTATGGCGGCGCGGAGATTATATCTCATCTTGAGAAGGGCAGCGCTTTTTACGGTCCGGGCGCCGGCATCGCCAAGATGGTCGAAGCGGTTTTACATGACACAAAAGAGACTTTACCCTGTTCGGTTTGCCTTGAAGGCGAGTATGGAATCTCGGGCGTGTGTTTGGGGGTTCCGGCCGTTATCGGGAGACAGGGAATTGAGAAAGTCGTTGATATACCGCTGACGGCCACGGAAGCGGCGACGCTCAAGGAATCGGCCGAAAATGTAAGAAGCGCTCTGGAGGGTTTGGATGCCGAAAGCCCGTGA
- a CDS encoding fumarate hydratase, whose translation MPKARELDTSEIASAVSHLVQEANFELPDDIVKALKKALDVEESPLGRDALETMLENAMIAAGDTVPLCQDTGVTVVFIELGQGVLLTGEPLEAAVNAGVRSGCEEGFLRKSVVAEPLHERINTGDNTPAVIHLESAPGDKVKITVFVKGGGSETAGAAKVIRPAEGLAAVKEFILEQAELFGPNACPPVIVGVGVGGTLDKAAELAKKALLKPLDEVNPDERLAALEEELKLEINKMGFGPAGTGGRVSCLGVRILTHPSHIATIPVAVDISCYALRRKSVTL comes from the coding sequence ATGCCGAAAGCCCGTGAGCTCGACACTTCGGAAATAGCGTCAGCGGTCAGTCACCTCGTTCAGGAGGCTAATTTCGAACTGCCGGATGACATCGTCAAGGCGTTAAAGAAAGCGTTGGACGTTGAGGAATCGCCGTTGGGCCGGGACGCGCTGGAAACGATGCTGGAAAACGCTATGATCGCCGCGGGCGATACCGTCCCCCTCTGTCAGGATACCGGCGTGACCGTAGTTTTTATCGAGCTGGGTCAAGGTGTCCTGCTGACCGGAGAACCACTGGAGGCCGCGGTCAACGCTGGTGTCAGGAGCGGTTGCGAGGAAGGATTCTTAAGAAAATCGGTCGTGGCCGAGCCGCTGCACGAAAGGATTAACACGGGCGATAACACCCCGGCCGTTATTCATCTGGAGAGCGCGCCGGGTGATAAAGTGAAGATCACCGTATTCGTCAAGGGCGGAGGCAGCGAGACGGCGGGCGCGGCCAAAGTGATCCGCCCGGCCGAGGGTCTGGCGGCCGTTAAGGAGTTTATTCTGGAGCAAGCCGAGCTATTCGGGCCGAACGCCTGTCCGCCCGTTATTGTCGGCGTCGGCGTCGGCGGCACCTTGGATAAGGCTGCGGAGCTGGCCAAGAAGGCGCTTCTTAAGCCCCTCGACGAGGTCAATCCGGATGAGCGTTTAGCCGCGCTGGAAGAAGAGCTGAAACTTGAAATAAATAAGATGGGTTTCGGGCCGGCGGGGACAGGCGGACGTGTCAGCTGCCTCGGAGTCCGGATTTTGACGCATCCCTCTCATATTGCGACCATACCGGTCGCCGTCGATATCAGCTGCTACGCGTTACGGCGCAAAAGCGTCACTTTGTAG
- the tmk gene encoding dTMP kinase, whose product MENTGEGCFITFEGIEGCGKSTQAMMLYEQLLENGCDVIASREPGATPVGRVIRDALLSARFPEMDDRAELFLFAACRAQHVSEVIKPALAAGKIVICDRYVDSTLAYQAYGRGLDPVEAAMVSDWASGGLLPNLTFLLDIKVDEAFRRISNGTLDRIERMDRDFHERVYRGYLDLAARNPDRIKVIDAAREPAAIHREITEVTANLL is encoded by the coding sequence GTGGAGAACACGGGCGAAGGCTGCTTTATAACATTTGAAGGCATCGAGGGCTGCGGTAAAAGCACTCAAGCCATGATGCTTTACGAACAACTCCTGGAAAACGGCTGCGATGTTATCGCCAGCCGAGAACCCGGCGCCACGCCGGTCGGCCGCGTTATTCGCGACGCTTTGCTGTCGGCCAGGTTCCCGGAAATGGATGACCGCGCCGAACTGTTTCTTTTTGCCGCCTGCCGCGCTCAGCACGTTAGCGAGGTCATCAAGCCGGCGTTGGCTGCCGGCAAGATTGTCATCTGCGACCGTTATGTTGACTCAACCTTAGCCTACCAGGCCTACGGCCGCGGTCTGGACCCCGTCGAGGCGGCCATGGTTTCCGACTGGGCCTCCGGCGGCCTCTTGCCTAATCTGACTTTTCTTCTGGACATTAAGGTTGACGAAGCCTTCCGACGGATATCAAACGGCACCCTGGACCGGATCGAGAGAATGGACCGCGACTTTCATGAGCGCGTCTACCGCGGGTACCTTGATCTGGCGGCTCGCAATCCCGATCGTATCAAGGTAATCGACGCCGCCCGGGAACCGGCCGCGATCCACCGGGAGATTACGGAAGTTACTGCCAACCTGCTATAA
- the holB gene encoding DNA polymerase III subunit delta', translating into MFNEIIGQEKALGLIESALASGNVSHAYLFTGPRGVGKTMAAVRAAMTLNCSQGGCGVCASCLKIMKGAHPDVVIVEAEGNVLKIDQIRTIGKSIGLKPFEGKRKVYIIRNVETMNAESGNALLRNLEEPPSYVTFILTAAGADGLLPTIVSRCQEVPFGGVPAADIKALLVTGFGITEEKAEILASLSAGSVAKALGLSETGEESGTRDYVLDNAAALRTGDILQVFAMKDEIMKMVKSRDKRDTGPATSEVIDILTSWYRDMLVMKETGDQTLLVNKDRASAINELAGTYGRDELTNALDVLTGAAGAMRTNANKELLLEYALLAISGG; encoded by the coding sequence ATGTTTAATGAGATTATCGGCCAAGAGAAAGCCCTCGGCCTTATTGAATCAGCCTTAGCCAGCGGCAACGTGTCGCACGCTTATCTGTTTACCGGCCCGCGCGGCGTCGGCAAGACCATGGCCGCCGTCCGCGCCGCGATGACCCTCAACTGCAGCCAAGGCGGCTGCGGCGTTTGCGCTTCGTGTCTCAAAATAATGAAGGGCGCTCACCCGGATGTCGTGATCGTCGAGGCTGAGGGGAATGTTCTTAAGATCGACCAGATAAGAACGATTGGAAAAAGCATCGGCTTGAAACCCTTCGAGGGCAAACGCAAGGTTTATATCATCAGAAACGTGGAAACAATGAACGCTGAATCGGGCAACGCCCTGTTAAGAAACCTTGAGGAACCGCCGTCCTACGTAACGTTTATTTTGACCGCGGCGGGCGCCGACGGTTTACTGCCGACCATTGTATCCCGGTGCCAGGAAGTCCCGTTCGGAGGCGTTCCGGCGGCCGACATCAAAGCACTCCTTGTCACCGGCTTCGGGATTACTGAAGAAAAGGCCGAGATACTGGCATCTTTGTCAGCCGGCTCGGTTGCCAAAGCGCTCGGTTTGTCCGAGACCGGAGAGGAGTCCGGGACCAGGGACTACGTACTTGATAACGCGGCCGCCCTTCGCACGGGCGATATTCTTCAGGTGTTCGCCATGAAGGATGAGATCATGAAGATGGTCAAGAGCCGGGACAAACGCGACACCGGGCCGGCAACCTCGGAGGTTATCGACATACTGACCTCCTGGTATCGTGATATGCTTGTTATGAAGGAAACCGGAGACCAGACATTGCTGGTCAATAAGGATCGGGCGTCGGCCATAAATGAACTGGCCGGCACCTACGGCCGAGACGAGTTAACAAACGCCTTGGACGTCTTGACCGGCGCCGCCGGGGCCATGCGAACCAATGCTAACAAGGAGTTATTACTGGAGTACGCGCTGCTGGCAATAAGCGGCGGCTAG
- a CDS encoding stage 0 sporulation family protein produces the protein MPVVVGVVLKKAGKMYYFDPGGLRPDADTKVIVETARGVEIGDVVAAAKDLEPGEVIMPLKKVVRIAAPEDIRKDEANKDKERDAYKIGQDKIRQHGLPMKLVETESLFDGSKLIFYFTAEGRVDFRELVKDLAATFKTRIELRQIGVRDEAKSIGGLGPCGRDLCCRTFLADFEPVSIKMAKEQNLPLNPIKISGVCSRLMCCLKYENDVYIDFKKRAPRMGAEVATDEGEGRVVGFCAPRDAVVVELPDSQRQIQVPLDELKKPGRRREVKETKPRPKAKETKATETKPRTRTLKQAAK, from the coding sequence ATGCCCGTAGTTGTAGGGGTCGTTTTAAAGAAGGCCGGGAAGATGTATTACTTCGACCCAGGCGGCCTGAGGCCGGATGCCGATACAAAGGTAATCGTCGAGACCGCGCGGGGAGTCGAGATCGGCGATGTCGTGGCGGCGGCCAAAGATTTGGAACCGGGCGAAGTGATCATGCCGCTTAAGAAGGTCGTGCGGATCGCGGCGCCCGAAGACATCCGTAAGGACGAGGCCAATAAGGATAAAGAACGCGATGCGTACAAGATCGGCCAGGACAAGATACGTCAGCACGGTCTGCCGATGAAGCTGGTGGAGACCGAATCGCTGTTCGACGGCAGCAAGCTTATCTTTTACTTCACGGCCGAAGGCCGGGTGGATTTTAGGGAGCTTGTCAAGGACCTGGCGGCCACATTTAAGACAAGGATCGAGCTCAGGCAGATCGGTGTCCGCGACGAGGCCAAGAGTATCGGCGGCCTGGGTCCATGCGGCCGGGATCTTTGCTGCCGCACGTTTCTGGCGGATTTTGAACCGGTCTCGATAAAGATGGCCAAAGAGCAGAATCTGCCGCTCAATCCTATTAAGATCAGCGGCGTCTGCAGCCGGTTGATGTGCTGCCTAAAGTACGAGAACGATGTTTACATCGATTTCAAGAAACGGGCGCCGAGAATGGGGGCCGAGGTTGCGACGGATGAGGGCGAGGGCCGGGTTGTAGGCTTTTGCGCGCCGCGCGACGCTGTTGTGGTCGAGCTGCCGGATTCTCAGAGACAGATCCAGGTGCCTTTGGACGAACTCAAGAAACCTGGCCGACGCCGCGAAGTTAAGGAAACTAAACCGCGGCCGAAGGCTAAGGAGACAAAAGCCACCGAGACCAAACCCCGGACAAGAACCCTAAAACAAGCCGCGAAATAG
- a CDS encoding DUF4352 domain-containing protein gives MVVAGCSSPGGTSAGKTANVGETVTVDNLKYTVTAVTTVKEVGAPGNTFKMKDGEFLVLDIDVQNAGDKATDFDGEMAKVYDADSKLYELNLEAAAAACNAAESKGFQNVWFGSLQPGEKTKTKAIFDIPTGVKDLKVELRSASIGSENFAVVSLGI, from the coding sequence GTGGTTGTAGCGGGCTGCAGCTCCCCAGGGGGTACGTCAGCTGGAAAGACGGCTAATGTCGGTGAAACCGTGACGGTGGACAACCTTAAGTACACGGTAACAGCGGTCACCACAGTCAAAGAGGTCGGGGCACCAGGCAACACCTTCAAGATGAAGGACGGCGAGTTCTTAGTTTTGGACATTGACGTTCAGAACGCCGGAGATAAAGCAACCGATTTCGATGGTGAGATGGCCAAGGTATACGATGCTGACAGTAAGCTTTACGAGCTTAATTTGGAAGCTGCCGCTGCGGCCTGTAACGCTGCCGAATCCAAAGGCTTTCAGAATGTCTGGTTCGGAAGCCTACAGCCGGGAGAAAAGACCAAGACCAAGGCCATTTTCGACATTCCGACTGGTGTCAAGGATTTGAAGGTCGAACTCCGCAGCGCAAGCATCGGTAGCGAGAACTTTGCGGTGGTTTCACTCGGTATCTAG
- a CDS encoding metal-dependent transcriptional regulator, with protein sequence MDKDKKDITPGIEEYLEALFHLQEEGKAVSTKALAEKLSLKPASVSEMVKKLAALKLVRHKPYRGVTLTKNGQKAAASLVRRHRLSERFLADMLGVPWDELHDEACKFEHVISDKVEEKLLEALGDPETCPHGNPIPTADGKVSEQAAVPLSRFGPGESGVIAKITEEKPEFLQYLASLGMLPDVSVQVQEVAPFGGPIIIKIRCGSYAIGRDIAGHIYLKPSSAVRLHEKHQQSHQRNQR encoded by the coding sequence ATGGACAAAGATAAGAAAGACATAACACCGGGTATTGAAGAATACTTGGAAGCCCTCTTTCACCTGCAGGAAGAAGGCAAGGCGGTATCCACAAAAGCGTTGGCCGAGAAGCTCTCGTTGAAGCCTGCGTCAGTCAGCGAGATGGTCAAGAAGCTGGCGGCGCTGAAACTTGTTAGACATAAGCCTTACCGCGGCGTCACTTTGACCAAGAACGGGCAGAAGGCGGCGGCTTCATTGGTTCGCCGGCATCGCCTTAGCGAGCGGTTTCTGGCCGACATGCTTGGCGTTCCCTGGGACGAACTGCACGATGAGGCGTGTAAATTCGAACACGTCATTAGCGACAAGGTTGAGGAGAAACTTCTGGAAGCGCTGGGCGACCCTGAAACCTGCCCGCACGGGAATCCGATCCCGACCGCCGACGGCAAGGTCTCAGAGCAGGCGGCTGTGCCCCTGTCGCGTTTCGGTCCGGGAGAATCCGGCGTCATTGCTAAGATTACTGAGGAGAAGCCGGAGTTCTTGCAATATCTCGCCAGTCTGGGCATGCTGCCTGACGTATCTGTGCAAGTCCAGGAAGTCGCTCCGTTCGGCGGCCCGATCATCATCAAGATACGCTGTGGATCATACGCAATCGGCCGGGATATCGCCGGCCATATCTATTTGAAACCTTCAAGCGCCGTCCGGCTTCACGAGAAACATCAGCAAAGTCACCAAAGGAACCAACGTTAA